One Algoriphagus sp. Y33 genomic window, CCCTGAAGTTTTTCTTCCAGAGAATTCCCCTCATCCCGTCTGAAAGAATCACATTTATTAAGTGCCACTGTAAGCACTTTTTTGATTTCTTCCCAATCCGCCTGATCATCTCTTTGCTCACCGGTCAGTTGGGTGATTACACTTGGAGCTTGCAGAGCCAGCTTGAAAATATCCTGGGAATTATCCTTTACACTATCCGCAAGTTCTTTGTACTTTCTGTAAAACAAGTTAAACAAATCTTCATTAATACTAACCGGCATTTCGGCAGATCCCTTAGATTGAAAGTCAATAGAAATGCTCACTTTACCACGATCTAAAATAGACTGAACCAGATTTCTGATTTCTTGCTCTTTATCATTAAACTGTCTGGGGCTACGAACGGAAAGATCCAAAAACTTTGAATTGAGTGTTCGCACCTCCACTTGGATCACCATCCGCTCATCTTCAAACCCGGCATTTCCGAAGCCGGTCATTGATTTGATCATAATAAAATTTATAGTTAGAAATTGTAGCCCAAAGTTACATAGAACTTTAAGTCTTCCGCTACATAATTTCGGATTGGCCTAGCCACATCAAGCTTGACATAATAGTTAAGCAAAACTGTTCTTAACCCTGCTCCATAACTTTGTAACCAAGGATTATTGAAATTATTTAGCACAATAGTGAAAGGAGAGCCTTCTGTATTGATCACCTCAGTATTTTGATCGTTTACACGCTCCCATGGTGCCGAATCATTCCAGGCTGACCCTATGTCATAAAAACCCACCAATTGAAAATTTCGGATGAAATTAGAAGTTATATTACCTCTAGTCAGGTAAGAGAATACAGGGATTCTTAACTCGGTCGTAAAAGTGACTACATTTCTACCTCGGATCTCATCGTAATCATATCCTCTTAGATCCACAAAGTCTGCAAAGAGAATATTGGAATTTTCTGCGCCGGTAGGGTTTCTGAGCGGGGAAGCCTCGGGCCTGTTGGATGGTGGGCGGTAAAACTCGTTGAAAAGCCAATTATCCATGCCTCCCACCATATATGTCTGAGGATTGTTCCCCATAAAAGATCCTGCATATAGACGTGCGGCGAGGACAATATTCTTATGGATTGTTTTGTACTCTCTCAAATCCAAATAAAGGTTGCTAAATGAGCGCTCCTTCTGACCGAAGGACTGATACTGTACATAACCAATTTTTCCTTTGAACCCAGTCTGTGAATAGAGTCCCAAGGGCTGCGTACGATCATAAACGAACTCTGCTTTTCCGCCCAAATAGTTGACATCAAAACGATTTTGATCGGGATCTTGACCATTAATTAGAGAGTCGGGATTGAGGTTAAAATACTGGGTTTTTGCCACAAAAGGCGAAAGGGAAAATCTAGCGTTGGCATTCAATGGATAAGAAAATCCTGCTTCTACCTTGGTAAGCACATACTTCTGAAATGTAATATCTCCTTCAGAAATTCGAATGGTTTTGCGATCAAACCTTCCTCTGAAGTCCACTCTGCTTTTCAGATATTCATATTCAAAAAATATGTCTCCACCTGACCTAAAGTCAAGCGTAGTCATTACTCCACCTTGAAATGAATGATTATCAAGCAAGTCCGTCATTTTTCCCGTAAGGCCAATTCCAAAGCCTCGCAAAGGATCCACAACAAACCGGGTATTGATATTATTGATAAAAAACTGCGGTTCCATTTGTCTAGGGCCTGTAACTCGCTTTGTTAGACTCTGCTTTCTAAAAGTTTCCAGCAAAGTGGTAGAGGATTCAGCAGTGATAGGGGCAGGAGAATTAAGATTGCTTGGTAGTGTGTCAAAGGTATAATTATCGGTATCGATCCCATTTTTAGACTCAAAGCTCAGTCGTTTGATGTCAATGGATGATGTGGCATTTTCTGTAGTAGTGTCCATCTGTATCAACGGCTGGGTGGAAGGGCTCTGCTCCCGATTGACCTGCGGAAGATTTTCCTTAGCTTCTTTTTCTTCCAGCAACCTTCTTGCGGCCATTCTTTCGTTTAGGCTCTTCGCTTGCTCGAGCTGTATTCTTGGAGTACTGGGCGTAAACTGATCTGAAATGGATAACCCCTCTACTACCAAATAACTTTCCCTCCCATCACGTACAGAATAAGCCATTCTATTCATTCTGCTATTGACATCAAAAGCTTCTAAACTTTTATTATAGGCAGAGATTTGGTTGGAGACCTGATTTCCAATACTCATACGCATGAGGTTATTTATCCCACTCAGATCGCTGAGGTAAACAATTGTGTTGCTGTTTACCTTCCTCGGTCTAATATTTTTACTGTTCGAATTGGTCAGCTGCTTTGTGACTATAGTATCAGTCACCTGCACCATATAGAGGTTATAGTAATTGGGCAAGGAACCCAATTCCAAATTTTTTCCCATTAGAGAATCAGGTAGATTTGTCGCGTTTGATGAGTATATAATGGTAGAATCGTTTAAAAAAACAGGTGTCAATTCATCAAAGGAATCGTTTGTCAGCCTTCTTCCTGCACCTCTGGCATTAAGCGTATAAATATCAGACTTACCGTTTGATATAGCCGAAAGCACCATATTTTTGCCTGTACTATTAAAGTCCAGACTGAGGATCTGGGTGATGTTTCTTAAGAAAATCTTATCCACATTAGAACCATCGAGAGACCTCAATCTCAGTGTAGTGAATCCCCTTTTGAATGAGGCAATGGCGATGTTTGCCGAATCTCTCCACGCTATTATGGGAGAAGTGAAATTAGCTTCCTGATCTTGGAGAGAAGTGCCACCTGTAAAAATTGTTTGTTCTCTGCCCGTACTCAATTCCCTTACCTGAACTTTATACTTACCTGCATTATTAATCACATAAGCCAAATTCAACCCGTCTGGACTAAACTTGATGTCATTTATTGCACCTATAAACTTGGGGGATGTTTGTGCTACGGAAGCATCTTTATTTGGATCTCTAAAGGTCGATGAAACTTGCTTATTGATGTCAGAATAAAACTTTTTCCAGTCCTCTGTAAAGGTTTTGTAATTCAGCCCAACAGTATTTGCAATGCTGTTTTCCTCGTTTCTATTTATTCGGGAAAGGTTTAGAATACTCGAAACATACCTTCTTCCATATCTTTCGGCTATGTAATTCCAAACGGACTGCCCCGCCAAAGCAGCTTCCTTTTCCTTAAGCTTAAGGATCTTTGGAGTTTGATCCTCCTCGAAATAATGCCGCACAAAATCATCCATCTCACGGCTCCACCCTTTCGCCAAATACAATGCGATACCATCCACGTACCATTCCGGGAAGCTATTGGTTAGATTGGACTGAAATGCATCAGAAACAGATGAGCCATAAAGCATCTCTTCAATGATTACCTTTACAGTACCGTAGATTAAATCTTCTTTAAATAAGTCAACCTCTCCTTTGTAGGCAACCTCAGCCAATAGCCTATTGAAATTTGTTTGTCCCTGCTCATTATACTCTTCCTTATTGAGATTGATATTACTCTGCAGGAGCTCCTCGGGAGAGTTATAAATGTAAATTTTAGGCTTAGTATAAGCAACATAGCCTATCATCTGTGTGAGTCGATTGAACTCACTCTCCAGATAATCAATAGCCATTTTGGCATTGGCTCCTCCACGGTCATAATAGTATACCTCAAAATTATTTGAAGTATACAAATACCATTCAAATTGCTTGTGCTGAATTCTGTTTTTCCCAAAACGCTCCTGATCAAACTGGGCAAGGGCAAAAAATGAATTCAACCATAAGCCAGCAAAAATTAAAATTCGGAAAAGGTGATATCGCATTCGATTTGCTGAAAGATGTCTTTAAATATAATTAAAATAACGAGCTATGCCCACTTCGGAGTCAATAGCATTTCCATTTAGTAAATGTTCCACCATTAGTTCACTAAAATAAGGAATTAATGACACTCCCTTCGCTCCAAAACCATTGAATATATAAACGCTTTCCTCGGTAGGATGTTTTCCCAAAAAAGGTTTTCTATCTCTAGTAGCAGGTCTAATCCCGGTCTTGTGACTGATAATTTTTTCTACCGGCAACCGAACCAAATCTGTCAACTTCTCCAAAATCTCGGTTTTGGCAGAATCCGTGGCGCCTACGTCCAAATCATGCTTTGTGTAGGTGGATCCGACCCTATGGATCCCATTACCTAAATGAACTCTAAAAACACCCCGGTTCACAATGTAATCGGGAGTAAATTCTTGTTTAACTTCCAAAATCTCTCCTTTCACAGGCGCAAACGGAAGGAAATTGAAGAATCTGGAATTCATAGCCCCCAAGCCGTTACAATACACTATTGCTTTCGCCTTCAGTTCTCTATAAGACCAATAATCATCCTCACATGAAAGTAAGTTTTCGTCAAATTTCCCCAAAATCAATTCTTCTTTAAAGTACGAAGTCATCGCATCAAGTAGCTTATTGATATTCAACCAACCTGAATTGTGTAGCATGACCCCTCCATAAGGATCTTTGAGAAAGCCGGATTGACTTTCGGAATAAATCTTTTTCATATAGGCTGTAAAGCCGGGATCTGCACTGTGCCCCATCCATTCATTCTGCTCTTCTATTGTCAGGAAAGGTCTATATATTGCTATTTCTGTTAGAAATCTGCTCCCGGTAACGCTTTCCATTTCCTGATAGAAAGGATTAATCACAGGGAAAAGCGCATCGGCTTTCCAAGTTTTCACCATCTTCCTGCCTGTCACAGGATTAAAAAGTCCCGCCGCAATTCTGCTCGAATTATTAGCACCCGGTTGATCAATTATCCTGATTTTCTTACCAGCTTGCTTCAGCCTATAAGCCAGTGCTGTCCCGGCAAGTCCCTGTCCAATGAGCAAAAAATCAATTTCCATAGTCCAAAATAAAGGTTTAATTCCTTATTTTGTTCCAATACCGACATACATTTCCCATGCTGCATATTAAGTCTTTTACATTCAACCCTTTTCAAGAAAACACCTATCTATTATATGATGAAAAAGGTACGGGGACTTTGATTGATCCGGGTTGCTTTGATCTCGCTGAGCGAAAAGAGCTCCTGGATTTTGTGACTGAAAAAAAGATATGGGTTACCCAACTACTCAATACCCACTGTCATGTAGACCATGTACTGGGAAATGCCTGGGCAAAAAAAACTTTCGGAGTAGAACTTCTCATACACAAAGAAGAAGCAGCTGTGCTGAAAGCAGTGGAAGTTTATGCTCCTAATTATGGTTTTGTAGGCTACGAAACCAGTGAGGCAGACGGATATTTGGTCGAAGGAGAAAACATCAAAGTCGGGGATGAGGAATTAAAAATCATCTTCGTCCCGGGACATGCACCCGGCCACGTAGTCTTTTACCATGAGGCTTCGCACCAATGCGTAGCAGGAGACACCCTATTCAGAGGTAGTATTGGCCGAACCGATTTACCGGGGGGAGACCATAAGTTACTCTTGAGCAAGATCAAATCAGAGCTTTTCACACTGCCGGAAGAAACCGTTGTCTACCCCGGACATGGCCCTGAAACTACCATAGCCTTCGAAAAAACTCACAACCCATTCGTGGGTAAAAACGCAAGACTTTGAAAATCAAACCCCATATCCCAAATTCGGTCACCCTTCTCAACTTGCTTTCCGGAGTGGTCGGAATTATTTGGGTAATCAATGGAAACATAATTTCAGGTGCCTATTTCATTATTCTGGCTGCAGTTTTTGATTTTATTGATGGCTTTGCGGCCAGAATATTGAAAGTGCAAAGTGAAATCGGTAAGCAATTGGATTCACTGGCTGATTTAGTGTCCTTTGGCGTACTTCCGGGGATGATACTTTTTCAGATGGCAAAAGTAGGTACCCGGATTGAATGGCTTCCGTATCTCACCTTAATTGTCCCTCTATTGTCTGCTGTACGCCTAGCCAAATTCAATTTGGACACAAGACAAAGTGATAAGTTCATCGGTTTGCCTACTCCCGCAAACGCACTGTTTATCAGTACCCTGCCCTACCTTGCCATCCAATGGCCTTGGATAGGAACTTGGCTTACCTCTCCGTTTTTCCTAGTTGGAATTGCTTGGGTATTTGCCGTACTTTTACTAATTGAACTTCCATTAATTGCACTCAAATTCAAGTCTTATTCCCTGATAGAAAATAAATTCCGGTATGCCCTTTTAGCCATTGGTCTACTTTTAATTCTACTTTTTGGGATGGCAGGAATCCCTTTGGTAATCCTAACATACCTTGGCTTGTCTATCGTAGAAAACAGCATCAGTTCAGAATGAAACACCTGGCCTCCAAGCTTCTATGGTCTCTTATTTTCAGTTTTATGCTGATTGCATCTGCTTCTGGTCAAAATTCATTTTTCAAATTCAAAGTAGCCGAAGAAGGCATTTATAAAATCACTTCGGCCCAAGCTCAAAAGCTGGGTATAAATACCCTGAGTAAACTAGCTATCTATGGATACCCGGGAATGCTACCTCAACTCTTGAAACCCGAAAATTTAAACCTGCAGGAGATTCCGGGGTTGGAAAAAGACGGGCACTTATATTTTTATGTCTCATCTCCTCACAGATATACTTTTAATGAAAACGGCACTGAATATCATCCACATCAACACGTAGACTCAATAAGTTTTTTGGTTGGAACCTCCCAAAACCCAAAGAGAATTCCAATTATCACTGGTCAATCCGGCATTTTGGCACCAACTATACTATATCAATGGCATTGGCTGAAAGAGGATGAAAACAACATCCTTAATTCAGGACGAGCTTGGTATTCGCGGGCAGTAGCGCCAGGGGTAACCCGAGGATATGCATTTCCACTGAAGACGAATACGATCTATGAATGGAAAATAGCAGGAAAATTAATGGGAAGGTCAAGCTCAACTGCCAAAATCACTTTAGCGGTGGATGACTTGACCGTCACTGAGCGTTCTATATCCGGAATACCCGGAAGTACCTATGGGGTCAAAGGTGAAGAAGTCAATGTGAACGAAACCTTTTCTCCAGATGGAAATAAAATAGAACGGTTAAGAATCTCATTCCAAGCATCCAGTGCCAATGATGCGGGATACTTTGAATACATCGGGATCGGGGTTCCCTATTCTAGTCATTCGCTTGAAGATGGTATTTATTCGTCCAGTCATTTTTCTTCAATCTCCATTCCTCCTTTGGCTGGCCAGTCAGCTTGGGAAGTAAGTGATTTTTATGCTCCAAAAGCCTTTGATTTGAGTACAGGATCAATTCTCCATGGACAGAAGTTGATTGTTTTTCGCGAGGAAGAAGTAATGGAAATCCGCGAATTGGAACCGGCGAATCTTGACCTTCGAAACCAATCCTCATGGCCTGAATTGCTTATAGTTGCTCCTCGACTTCTAAGCAATTCTGCTGAGAGGCTTAGGCTTCATAAAATCGGAATGGGAATATACACAGAGGTCTACTATCTCGAAGACATCTACGATGCATTCGGCTATGGCAACCCAGACCTTACCGCCATTCGCAATTTGATAGCCTGGCATTATCATGAAGGGAAAAACATTCAAAATGTCTTATTCCTTGGAAAAGGGACATTTGACTATAAAGGAATATTGGGAGGCAGACCAAATCTTGTACCTATTTATACCAGTAGAAACAGTCTAAACCCTTTAACATCCTTCAGTTCAGATGACTATTTCTCCCTGCTGGAATTTGGTCAAGGAGAATGGAAAGAAAACCGTGAGGGAGATGAAGAGATGCAAATCGGCGTTGGGAGATTGCCCGTGATCAATGCTCAAGAAGCAAGAATAGTCGTAGACAAGATTATAAACTACGAAAGCTATTCCAGCCCAGGCGACTGGAAAAAAACGGTAACATTATTTGCAGATGACGGTGACAACAATATCCACTTACGTGATTCAGAAGCACATGCCAATTACCTAACCAATAATCACAAAGAATACAAGCAAAAAAAAATATACCTAGACAGCTACACACAAGAGAAAACGGGAGAAAGACAGTTCTCCCCGCAAGCAAAATCTGCACTGGAGGAAACACTGGACACCGGGACATTACTCCTGAACTATATCGGTCACGGAAACGAAACCACTCTGACGGCTGAAGAAGTTTTTCAGGTTTCAGATATTGTAAACTGGGCTGATCAAACCCAATTGGCACTTTGGGTGACTGCTACTTGCGAGTTTGGCCGACATGACAGTCCTTTTTTGCGATCTGCGGCCGAGGAATTGTTAATCGCCCCAA contains:
- a CDS encoding YicC/YloC family endoribonuclease translates to MIKSMTGFGNAGFEDERMVIQVEVRTLNSKFLDLSVRSPRQFNDKEQEIRNLVQSILDRGKVSISIDFQSKGSAEMPVSINEDLFNLFYRKYKELADSVKDNSQDIFKLALQAPSVITQLTGEQRDDQADWEEIKKVLTVALNKCDSFRRDEGNSLEEKLQGNIKAIASGLSKIEAEEGARKDRIKQKIRNHFSEWLDENSFDANRFEQELIYYFEKLDITEEIVRLDTHLKYFSTCLSEETSQGKKLGFISQEIGREINTIGSKANDAAMQKHVILMKDELEKVKEQALNVL
- a CDS encoding biopolymer transporter Tol; this encodes MRYHLFRILIFAGLWLNSFFALAQFDQERFGKNRIQHKQFEWYLYTSNNFEVYYYDRGGANAKMAIDYLESEFNRLTQMIGYVAYTKPKIYIYNSPEELLQSNINLNKEEYNEQGQTNFNRLLAEVAYKGEVDLFKEDLIYGTVKVIIEEMLYGSSVSDAFQSNLTNSFPEWYVDGIALYLAKGWSREMDDFVRHYFEEDQTPKILKLKEKEAALAGQSVWNYIAERYGRRYVSSILNLSRINRNEENSIANTVGLNYKTFTEDWKKFYSDINKQVSSTFRDPNKDASVAQTSPKFIGAINDIKFSPDGLNLAYVINNAGKYKVQVRELSTGREQTIFTGGTSLQDQEANFTSPIIAWRDSANIAIASFKRGFTTLRLRSLDGSNVDKIFLRNITQILSLDFNSTGKNMVLSAISNGKSDIYTLNARGAGRRLTNDSFDELTPVFLNDSTIIYSSNATNLPDSLMGKNLELGSLPNYYNLYMVQVTDTIVTKQLTNSNSKNIRPRKVNSNTIVYLSDLSGINNLMRMSIGNQVSNQISAYNKSLEAFDVNSRMNRMAYSVRDGRESYLVVEGLSISDQFTPSTPRIQLEQAKSLNERMAARRLLEEKEAKENLPQVNREQSPSTQPLIQMDTTTENATSSIDIKRLSFESKNGIDTDNYTFDTLPSNLNSPAPITAESSTTLLETFRKQSLTKRVTGPRQMEPQFFINNINTRFVVDPLRGFGIGLTGKMTDLLDNHSFQGGVMTTLDFRSGGDIFFEYEYLKSRVDFRGRFDRKTIRISEGDITFQKYVLTKVEAGFSYPLNANARFSLSPFVAKTQYFNLNPDSLINGQDPDQNRFDVNYLGGKAEFVYDRTQPLGLYSQTGFKGKIGYVQYQSFGQKERSFSNLYLDLREYKTIHKNIVLAARLYAGSFMGNNPQTYMVGGMDNWLFNEFYRPPSNRPEASPLRNPTGAENSNILFADFVDLRGYDYDEIRGRNVVTFTTELRIPVFSYLTRGNITSNFIRNFQLVGFYDIGSAWNDSAPWERVNDQNTEVINTEGSPFTIVLNNFNNPWLQSYGAGLRTVLLNYYVKLDVARPIRNYVAEDLKFYVTLGYNF
- a CDS encoding FAD-binding oxidoreductase, whose protein sequence is MEIDFLLIGQGLAGTALAYRLKQAGKKIRIIDQPGANNSSRIAAGLFNPVTGRKMVKTWKADALFPVINPFYQEMESVTGSRFLTEIAIYRPFLTIEEQNEWMGHSADPGFTAYMKKIYSESQSGFLKDPYGGVMLHNSGWLNINKLLDAMTSYFKEELILGKFDENLLSCEDDYWSYRELKAKAIVYCNGLGAMNSRFFNFLPFAPVKGEILEVKQEFTPDYIVNRGVFRVHLGNGIHRVGSTYTKHDLDVGATDSAKTEILEKLTDLVRLPVEKIISHKTGIRPATRDRKPFLGKHPTEESVYIFNGFGAKGVSLIPYFSELMVEHLLNGNAIDSEVGIARYFNYI
- a CDS encoding MBL fold metallo-hydrolase codes for the protein MLHIKSFTFNPFQENTYLLYDEKGTGTLIDPGCFDLAERKELLDFVTEKKIWVTQLLNTHCHVDHVLGNAWAKKTFGVELLIHKEEAAVLKAVEVYAPNYGFVGYETSEADGYLVEGENIKVGDEELKIIFVPGHAPGHVVFYHEASHQCVAGDTLFRGSIGRTDLPGGDHKLLLSKIKSELFTLPEETVVYPGHGPETTIAFEKTHNPFVGKNARL
- the pssA gene encoding CDP-diacylglycerol--serine O-phosphatidyltransferase — its product is MKIKPHIPNSVTLLNLLSGVVGIIWVINGNIISGAYFIILAAVFDFIDGFAARILKVQSEIGKQLDSLADLVSFGVLPGMILFQMAKVGTRIEWLPYLTLIVPLLSAVRLAKFNLDTRQSDKFIGLPTPANALFISTLPYLAIQWPWIGTWLTSPFFLVGIAWVFAVLLLIELPLIALKFKSYSLIENKFRYALLAIGLLLILLFGMAGIPLVILTYLGLSIVENSISSE
- the porU gene encoding type IX secretion system sortase PorU, whose translation is MKHLASKLLWSLIFSFMLIASASGQNSFFKFKVAEEGIYKITSAQAQKLGINTLSKLAIYGYPGMLPQLLKPENLNLQEIPGLEKDGHLYFYVSSPHRYTFNENGTEYHPHQHVDSISFLVGTSQNPKRIPIITGQSGILAPTILYQWHWLKEDENNILNSGRAWYSRAVAPGVTRGYAFPLKTNTIYEWKIAGKLMGRSSSTAKITLAVDDLTVTERSISGIPGSTYGVKGEEVNVNETFSPDGNKIERLRISFQASSANDAGYFEYIGIGVPYSSHSLEDGIYSSSHFSSISIPPLAGQSAWEVSDFYAPKAFDLSTGSILHGQKLIVFREEEVMEIRELEPANLDLRNQSSWPELLIVAPRLLSNSAERLRLHKIGMGIYTEVYYLEDIYDAFGYGNPDLTAIRNLIAWHYHEGKNIQNVLFLGKGTFDYKGILGGRPNLVPIYTSRNSLNPLTSFSSDDYFSLLEFGQGEWKENREGDEEMQIGVGRLPVINAQEARIVVDKIINYESYSSPGDWKKTVTLFADDGDNNIHLRDSEAHANYLTNNHKEYKQKKIYLDSYTQEKTGERQFSPQAKSALEETLDTGTLLLNYIGHGNETTLTAEEVFQVSDIVNWADQTQLALWVTATCEFGRHDSPFLRSAAEELLIAPSKGAIGLLSTGRPVFSSVNFSLNEAFIAEVFRPQNEQSQDLGSIFRNTKNRSQNGSLNRNFSLLADPSMKLAAPEFQIKINSFKDSKNEKPLDTLSALQVIEFEAEVINPSTGGVATNFNGIYTIELLDKPASSKTLGDESNPVEFKEEKTLLFKGTGKIVSGLLKGKMIIPKNLNPEFGEGRVRIMGESQDMVWEAFGFDTPTIGGTSDNPPEDMEGPEITAVFEGKEETPFIFPSTSIAMAASFSDSSGINVSDLLPSESLTIQLNGGQLTQLSNYFVAKNSSFTSGKVNFRLTGLKEGENLVTIRAWDNLGNGSVFNQKITVKGSGKLRILNYKTYPNPTQIESHFELEHNRSGENLLLTLAIYQTDGKILFMEQERLVKTDAHIGDLSWFFLQNQTKYPAKGTYIYKLSLQSELDNSTDSVSGLIVIQ